From a single Drosophila sulfurigaster albostrigata strain 15112-1811.04 chromosome 3, ASM2355843v2, whole genome shotgun sequence genomic region:
- the LOC133844262 gene encoding uncharacterized protein LOC133844262 isoform X1, protein MGKVKQPLRRSQRLRQKRVKEEESVATAAGVQVAGVATRVGKVKQPRRRRRSQRLRQKRVKKEKSVKTAVEKAADAEVAGVATRGAVAEPAGNVRQAAAASREADATSREADATSREAIAPPAGGVSIPHGPVVIISVLKPRRRGQAIFAVTPSEQFNAFFGLRNEPGVNDGVLYEQQTDILTYVVDVVLSMSPSLVELSQLNSREFIRKFFRIYRFLDEFGEFFLFS, encoded by the exons a TGGGTAAAGTGAAGCAGCCACTGCGACGCAGCCAACGCCTTCGTCAAAAGCGTGTTAAAGAAGAAGAAtctgttgcaactgctgctgggGTTCAGGTTGCAGGAGTTGCGACCAGAG TGGGTAAAGTGAAGCAGccacggcgacggcgacgcaGCCAACGCCTTCGTCAAAAGCgtgttaaaaaagaaaaatctgtTAAAACTGCGGTTGAGAAAGCTGCCGATGCTGAGGTTGCAGGTGTTGCGACTAGAGGTGCTGTTGCAGAACCTGCCGGTAATGTTCggcaagctgctgctgcttctagAGAAGCTGATGCTACTTCTAGAGAAGCTGATGCTACTTCTAGAGAAGCTATTGCTCCACCTGCTGGAGGAGTTAGCATTCCTCATGGTCCTGTCGTGATCATTTCAGTGCTTAAACCTCGGCGTCGAGGTCAGGCAATATTTGCAGTAACTCCGAGTGAGCA ATTTAATGCTTTCTTCGGCTTGAGAAACGAGCCTGGTGTTAATGATGGTGTGCTCTACGAACAACAGACTGATATTCTTACGTATGTAGTTGACGTTGTATTATCAATGTCACCCTCTCTGGTTGAGCTTAGTCAACTCAACTCACGCGAGTTCATCAGAAAGTTCTTTAGAATCTATCGCTTTTTAGACGAATTCGGagaattttttctcttttcttaa
- the LOC133844262 gene encoding uncharacterized protein LOC133844262 isoform X5: MGKVKQPLRRSQRLRQKRVKEEESVATAAGVQVAGVATRVGKVKQPRRRRRSQRLRQKRVKKEKSVKTAVEKAADAEVAGVATRGAVAEPAGNVRQAAAASREADATSREADATSREAIAPPAGGVSIPHGPVVIISVLKPRRRGQAIFAVTPNLMLSSA; this comes from the exons a TGGGTAAAGTGAAGCAGCCACTGCGACGCAGCCAACGCCTTCGTCAAAAGCGTGTTAAAGAAGAAGAAtctgttgcaactgctgctgggGTTCAGGTTGCAGGAGTTGCGACCAGAG TGGGTAAAGTGAAGCAGccacggcgacggcgacgcaGCCAACGCCTTCGTCAAAAGCgtgttaaaaaagaaaaatctgtTAAAACTGCGGTTGAGAAAGCTGCCGATGCTGAGGTTGCAGGTGTTGCGACTAGAGGTGCTGTTGCAGAACCTGCCGGTAATGTTCggcaagctgctgctgcttctagAGAAGCTGATGCTACTTCTAGAGAAGCTGATGCTACTTCTAGAGAAGCTATTGCTCCACCTGCTGGAGGAGTTAGCATTCCTCATGGTCCTGTCGTGATCATTTCAGTGCTTAAACCTCGGCGTCGAGGTCAGGCAATATTTGCAGTAACTCCGA ATTTAATGCTTTCTTCGGCTTGA
- the LOC133844262 gene encoding uncharacterized protein LOC133844262 isoform X4: MGKVKQPLRRSQRLRQKRVKEEESVATAAGVQVAGVATRVGKVKQPRRRRRSQRLRQKRVKKEKSVKTAVEKAADAEVAGVATRGAVAEPAGNVRQAAAASREADATSREADATSREAIAPPAGGVSIPHGPVVIISVLKPRRRGQAIFAVTPILLTDLMLSSA, from the exons a TGGGTAAAGTGAAGCAGCCACTGCGACGCAGCCAACGCCTTCGTCAAAAGCGTGTTAAAGAAGAAGAAtctgttgcaactgctgctgggGTTCAGGTTGCAGGAGTTGCGACCAGAG TGGGTAAAGTGAAGCAGccacggcgacggcgacgcaGCCAACGCCTTCGTCAAAAGCgtgttaaaaaagaaaaatctgtTAAAACTGCGGTTGAGAAAGCTGCCGATGCTGAGGTTGCAGGTGTTGCGACTAGAGGTGCTGTTGCAGAACCTGCCGGTAATGTTCggcaagctgctgctgcttctagAGAAGCTGATGCTACTTCTAGAGAAGCTGATGCTACTTCTAGAGAAGCTATTGCTCCACCTGCTGGAGGAGTTAGCATTCCTCATGGTCCTGTCGTGATCATTTCAGTGCTTAAACCTCGGCGTCGAGGTCAGGCAATATTTGCAGTAACTCCGA TTCTGCTTACAGATTTAATGCTTTCTTCGGCTTGA
- the LOC133844262 gene encoding uncharacterized protein LOC133844262 isoform X3 — protein MGKVKQPLRRSQRLRQKRVKEEESVATAAGVQVAGVATRVGKVKQPRRRRRSQRLRQKRVKKEKSVKTAVEKAADAEVAGVATRGAVAEPAGNVRQAAAASREADATSREAAGGVSIPHGPVVIISVLKPRRRGQAIFAVTPSEQFNAFFGLRNEPGVNDGVLYEQQTDILTYVVDVVLSMSPSLVELSQLNSREFIRKFFRIYRFLDEFGEFFLFS, from the exons a TGGGTAAAGTGAAGCAGCCACTGCGACGCAGCCAACGCCTTCGTCAAAAGCGTGTTAAAGAAGAAGAAtctgttgcaactgctgctgggGTTCAGGTTGCAGGAGTTGCGACCAGAG TGGGTAAAGTGAAGCAGccacggcgacggcgacgcaGCCAACGCCTTCGTCAAAAGCgtgttaaaaaagaaaaatctgtTAAAACTGCGGTTGAGAAAGCTGCCGATGCTGAGGTTGCAGGTGTTGCGACTAGAGGTGCTGTTGCAGAACCTGCCGGTAATGTTCggcaagctgctgctgcttctagAGAAGCTGATGCTACTTCTAGAGAAG CTGCTGGAGGAGTTAGCATTCCTCATGGTCCTGTCGTGATCATTTCAGTGCTTAAACCTCGGCGTCGAGGTCAGGCAATATTTGCAGTAACTCCGAGTGAGCA ATTTAATGCTTTCTTCGGCTTGAGAAACGAGCCTGGTGTTAATGATGGTGTGCTCTACGAACAACAGACTGATATTCTTACGTATGTAGTTGACGTTGTATTATCAATGTCACCCTCTCTGGTTGAGCTTAGTCAACTCAACTCACGCGAGTTCATCAGAAAGTTCTTTAGAATCTATCGCTTTTTAGACGAATTCGGagaattttttctcttttcttaa